One region of Maylandia zebra isolate NMK-2024a linkage group LG10, Mzebra_GT3a, whole genome shotgun sequence genomic DNA includes:
- the mrps31 gene encoding small ribosomal subunit protein mS31: MYRIIFRTLLEPRSSSVNVYDSCVLAAKCDKTVFRVTNKCGVKTFSTSSSSLCEKKNNQDQKTQAVKEGDQAEVVELKEEPAVLKADDGDATQQQTDVKTEQAASKQPAKTKNDAAKSGKESLLNLLGAMKVEVTNKRKLKNLKAKQSYESVTQYKPKAAPMESTISMYQKATGDDSSQSETLDPDLVAAASSAASTLPNHSQAESELLRQLRQHEAIAEAQKKGDINNLGVIIAEMKVGKNPNRQNAWPADQIRFDDDGRGYTHYRGITSELSSVRKRRNLLLGKRLNIFTSSADEDGIEPAAAKPTLWDMDFANQLSLSTNQMLRNGFEEMIQWTKEGKLWQYPVNNEAGLEEEAKVPFHEHIFLEKHLEEGFPREGPVRHFMELVVTGLSRNPYLTVQQKKEHISWFRDYFHQKEEVLKEADVYLE; the protein is encoded by the exons ATGTACAGAATTATATTTCGGACTTTGTTGGAGCCTCGAAGTTCTTCAGTCAATGTCTACGACTCGTGTGTTTTAGCAGCTAAATGTGACAAGACGGTTTTCAG GGTTACAAATAAATGTGGGGTAAAAACCTTCAGCACAAGTTCAAGCTCGCTCTGTGAAAAGAAGAATAACCAAGACCAGAAAACACAGGCAGTTAAAGAGGGTGACCAAGCGGAGGTGGTCGAATTGAAGGAGGAGCCAGCGGTGTTAAAGGCAGATGATGGAGACGCCACACAGCAGCAGACAGATGTTAAAACTGAACAGGCTGCATCAAAGCAGCCAGCGAAAACGAAGAATGATGCAGCTAAGAGTGGGAAGGAGAGTCTCCTGAATCTTCTTGGAGCCATGAAAGTAGAAGTCACCAACAAAAGGAAGCTCAAAAACCTGAAGGCAAAGCAAAGTTATGAGTCTGTTACACAATATAAGCCGAAGGCGGCACCTATGGAGAGCACCATCAGTATGTATCAGAAGGCTACAGGGGATGATTCATCACAGAG TGAGACTTTGGATCCTGATCTGGTTGCTGCAGCATCTTCTGCTGCCTCCACTCTGCCTAACCACAGCCAGGCTGAATCTGAGCTGCTCAGGCAGCTGAGGCAGCACGAGGCAATCGCTGAGGCTCAGAAGAAAGGCGACATTAACAACCTCGG AGTGATTATCGCTGAAATGAAAGTAGGCAAGAATCCTAACCGGCAGAATGCCTGGCCAGCCGATCAGATCCGGTTTGATGACGACGGGCGAGGATATACACATTACAGAGGAATCACTTCCGAGCTGTCCAGTGTTCGGAAACG gagGAACTTGTTGCTAGGGAAAAGACTTAACATCTTCACCTCCTCTGCTGATGAAGATGGAATTGAACCAGCAGCAG CTAAGCCGACTCTGTGGGACATGGACTTTGCAAATCAGTTGTCTCTATCGACCAATCAGATGCTTCGAAATGGGTTTGAGGAAATGATCCAGTGGACCAAAGAAGGGAAACTATGGCAGTACCCAGTAAACAATGAAGCTG GCCTCGAAGAGGAAGCCAAGGTCCCATTCCATGAGCACATCTTCTTAGAGAAGCACTTGGAGGAGGGCTTCCCTCGTGAGGGGCCAGTGCGTCACTTCATGGAGCTAGTAGTGACCGGCCTGTCCAGAAACCCCTATCTGACTGTGCAGCAGAAGAAGGAGCATATATCCTGGTTCAGGGACTACTTCCATCAAAAAGAGGAAGTGCTTAAGGAGGCTGATGTTTACCTTGAATAA